A DNA window from Arachis hypogaea cultivar Tifrunner chromosome 18, arahy.Tifrunner.gnm2.J5K5, whole genome shotgun sequence contains the following coding sequences:
- the LOC112769502 gene encoding uncharacterized protein yields MSKFKTIDTFFKRKDQENEDASTITTPILEGSSNFITSSSSLNSSKRPRLLPNQLDVFRLERDPGMRPMIWKFPPNKRDEIRRTYIKVGPNQPILDNYPFSGDKSHRRFQDSWFKLFPSWLEYSIEDDAIYCFPCFLFAKEPSINTGSNAFIENGFRNWKKVNSGKECALLNHIGKGPNSFHHKALKSCDDLMKQSQHIDRLLHKQTSEEIEKNRIRLGASIDCIRWLTFQGCAYRGHDESQSSSNRGNFLEMLKFLGSYNERVKQNVLENAPKNAKYTSNDVQKEILHILATKVRNSIREEIGDAKFCIIVDEARDESKKEQMAIVLRFVTLDGFVKERFFDLVHVTDTCATTLKKELISVLSHYNLQVENIRGQGYDGASNMRGEWNGLQALFLKDSPQAYYVHCFAHRLQLALVAASREVLQIHEFFTQLNSIVTIVSASSKRHDQLQEAQAIENANLVAQNELETGKGANQISTLQRAGDTRWSSHFNSICSLVKMFTATNIILNNIIEDGTTYAQRGEAYGVSKILLSFEFVFTLHLMKEIMGITNVLCQALQQQSQDILNAMHIISTSKLLLQQLRDGGWCNFLANVKDFCEKHEIEVPNMSAQYVFGRGRSRQPSVTVEHHYRIDVFLATIDSQIQELNSRFNEQIIELLTLSCALDPKDNFKSFNIEEISKLAEKFYPLDFPSNELNILKSQLQHYQHDIPNHLKGISTLSELCNKLQETGKSRTYHMVDRLIRLVLTLPVSTATTERTFSAMKIVKTRLRSKMADEFLADNLK; encoded by the exons ATGAGTAAGTTCAAAaccattgatacattttttaaaagaaaagatcaagagaatgaagatgcttCTACTATTACTACTCCAATACTTGAGGGGTCATCAAATTTCATTACTTCAAGTTCTTCATTGAATAGCTCAAAGCGTCCACGACTTCTTCCAAATCAACTGGATGTTTTTCGTTTGGAAAGAGATCCTGGAATGCGACCAATGATTTGGAAGTTTCCTCCAAATAAAAGAGATGAAATCCGTCGGACTTATATTAAAGTTGGGCCAAATCAGCCAATTCTTGATAATTATCCATTTTCTGGTGATAAAAGTCATCGTCGCTTTCAAGATTCATGGTTTAAATTGTTCCCATCTTGGTTAGAATATTCTATAGAAGATGATGCTATATATTGTTTTccgtgctttctttttgctaaggaaCCTTCAATCAATACAGGTTCAAATGCTTTTATTGAGAATGGTTtcaggaattggaagaaagtaaataGTGGAAAAGAATGTGCTCTTTTGAATCACATTGGCAAAGGTCCTAACTCATTCCATCATAAGGCGCTGAAATCATGTGATGATTTGATGAAACAATCACAACATATTGACAGACTTCTTCATAAGCAAACATCAGAAGAGATTGAAAAGAATCGAATTCGACTAGGAGCATCTATAGATTGCATTAGATGGTTGACATTTCAAGGTTGTGCATACAGAGGACATGATGAAAGCCAAAGTTCAAGCAACAGAGGTAACTTTTTggaaatgttaaaatttttgggatCTTACAATGAAAGAGTGAAACAGAATGTTTTGGAAAATGCTCCAAAAAATGCTAAGTATACTTCAAATGATGTCCAAAAAGAAATTCTACATATTCTTGCTACTAAGGTGAGAAATTCAATTAGAGAAGAGATTGGAGATGCcaaattttgtattattgttgATGAAGCTAGAGATGAATCTAAAAAGGAGCAAATGGCCATTGTTTTGAGATTTGTTACTCTAGATGGTTTTGTTAAAGAGAGATTTTTTGATCTTGTGCATGTCACTGATACTTGTGCAACAACTTTAAAGAAAGAATTGATTTCTGTCCTTTCTCATTATAATCTCCAAGTTGAAAATATTAGGGGTCAAGGGTATGATGGTGCTAGCAACATGCGGGGTGAGTGGAATGGTTTGCAAGCTTTATTTCTTAAAGATTCTCCACAAGCATACTATGTGCATTGTTTTGCTCATAGGTTACAATTAGCATTGGTGGCAGCTTCAAGAGAGGtacttcaaattcatgaattttttactCAATTAAACTCTATTGTCACTATTGTTAGTGCTTCTTCAAAAAGACATGATCAATTACAAGAAgctcaagcaattgaaaatgcAAACTTGGTTGCTCAAAATGAATTAGAAACAGGCAAAGGTGCGAATCAAATAAGCACTTTACAAAGAGCTGGGGATACTCGATGGAGctctcactttaattctatttgcagTTTGGTAAAAATGTTTACTGCTACCAATATTATTCTCAATAATATCATTGAAGACGGGACAACTTATGCACAAAGAGGTGAGGCTTATggtgttagtaaaatattattgtcatttgaatttgttttcacTTTGCACTTGATGAAAGAGATTATGGGAATCACTAATGTTCTTTGCCAAGCACTGCAACAACAATCTCAAGATATTCTTAATGCAATGCATATTATTTCTACATCAAAGTTACTTCTTCAACAATTAAGAGATGGTGGATGGTGCAATTTTCTTGCAAATGTTAAAGATTTTTgtgaaaaacatgaaattgaagTCCCTAATATGAGTGCACAATATGtttttggaagaggtcgatctcgTCAACCAAGTGTGACAGTTGAGCATCATTATCGAATAGATGTATTCTTGGCAACAATTGACTCTCAAATACAAGAGTTGAATAGTAGATTTAATGAGCAAATAATAGAGCTTTTGACTTTGAGTTGTGCTTTGGATCCTAAGGACAATTTCAAATCATTCAATATTGAAGAAATCAGCAAGTTAGCAGAGAAGTTTTATCCCCTTGACTTTCCTTCTAATGagctaaatattttgaaatctcaGTTGCAACATTATCAGCATGATATACCAAATCATTTGAAAGGCATTAGTACACTTTCTGAATTGTGCAACAAGTTGCAAGAAAcgggaaaatcaagaacttatcaCATGGTTGATAGATTAATACGTCTTGTTTTGACTCTACCAGTGTCTACAGCAACAACAGAAAGAACTTTTTCAGCAATGAAAATTGTTAAGACAAGACTCCGAAGTAAGATGGCTGATGAATTTCTTGCAGACAATTTG AAATGA
- the LOC112772050 gene encoding probable beta-1,3-galactosyltransferase 2: MNLKSRGEVLLPHRSFLSQRWMIFLCIGSFCAGMLFTNRMWTIPEPKGLARTTAMEAEKLNVVSEGCNSRILQEKEVKRETRSIYKEVFKTQNAMQTLDKTISNLEMELAAAKAAQESIRNGAPLSEDIKAVESTPRRRYLMVIGINTAFSSRKRRDSVRQTWMPQGEKRKKLEEEKGIIIRFVIGHSATSGGILDRAIEAEDRKHGDFLRLDHVEGYLELSAKTKTYFATAVNLWDADFYIKVDDDVHVNIATLGETLVRHRSKPRVYIGCMKSGPVLSQKGVRYHEPEYWKFGESGNKYFRHATGQLYAISKDLATYISMNRHVLHKYANEDVSLGSWFIGLDVDHIDDRRLCCGTPPDCEWKAQAGNVCVASFDWTCSGICRSAERIKEVHRRCGEGEKALWNASF, translated from the exons ATGAATTTGAAGAGCAGAGGAGAGGTTCTTCTTCCTCATAGAAGCTTTTTGTCTCAGAGATGGATGATTTTTCTTTGTATTGGAAGCTTCTGTGCTGGGATGCTATTCACCAACAG GATGTGGACTATTCCCGAACCTAAAGGACTTGCAAGGACAACAGCTATGGAAGCTGAAAAATTGAATGTTGTTTCGGAGGGTTGCAATTCAAGAATT TTGCAAGAAAAGGAAGTGAAGCGCGAAACGAGAAGCATCTATAAGGAAGTTTTCAAAACACAAAATGCCATGCA AACATTGGACAAAACTATTTCAAACTTGGAGATGGAGTTAGCTGCTGCAAAGGCAGCTCAGGAGTCGATTCGCAATGGCGCTCCTCTATCAGAAGATATAAAGGCAGTTGAATCAACTCCTAGGAGAAGGTACCTCATGGTCATAGGAATCAACACTGCTTTTAGCAGCAGGAAAAGAAGAGACTCCGTCCGCCAAACCTGGATGCCTCAAG GTGAGAAAAGAAAGAAGCTAGAGGAAGAGAAAGGCATTATCATCAGATTTGTAATTGGTCATAG TGCTACATCAGGTGGTATATTAGACAGAGCTATAGAAGCAGAAGATAGGAAGCATGGAGATTTCTTGAGGCTG GATCATGTTGAAGGGTACCTTGAATTATCAGCAAAGACAAAGACCTACTTTGCAACTGCTGTTAACTTATGGGATGCTGATTTCTACATTAAAGTTGATGATGATGTTCATGTAAATATAG CAACACTTGGAGAGACTCTAGTTAGACACCGGTCGAAACCACGAGTATACATCGGATGCATGAAATCCGGGCCTGTTCTTTCCCAAAA AGGTGTAAGGTACCATGAACCAGAATACTGGAAATTCGGTGAGTCTGGAAACAAGTACTTCCGCCATGCCACAGGACAGTTGTATGCCATTTCAAAAGATCTTGCTACATATATTTCAATGAACCG GCATGTTCTTCACAAGTATGCCAATGAAGATGTCTCACTAGGCTCATGGTTTATTGGACTTGATGTGGATCATATTGATGATAGGAGACTCTGCTGTGGCACTCCACCAG ATTGTGAATGGAAAGCTCAAGCAGGGAATGTGTGTGTAGCTTCATTTGATTGGACATGCAGTGGAATTTGCAGGTCTGCTGAGAGGATCAAAGAGGTTCATAGAAGATGTGGAGAAGGTGAAAAAGCTTTGTGGAATGCCTCTTTCTAA